The following coding sequences lie in one Pan paniscus chromosome X, NHGRI_mPanPan1-v2.0_pri, whole genome shotgun sequence genomic window:
- the LOC129395390 gene encoding melanoma-associated antigen 8-like codes for MLLGQKSQRYKAEEGLQAQGEAPGLMDVQIPTAEEQKAASSSSTLIMGTLEEVTDSGSPSPPQSPEGASSSLTVTDSTLWSQSDEGSSINEEEGPSTSPDPAHLESLFREALDEKVAELVRFLLRKYQIKEPVTKAEMLESVIKNYKNHFPDIFSKASECMQVIFGIDVKEVDPASHSYILVTCLGLSYDGLLGDDQSTPKTGLLIIVLGMILMEGSRAPEEAIWEALSVMGLYDGREHSVYWKLRKLLTQEWVQENYLEYRQAPGSDPVRYEFLWGPRALAETSYVKVLEHVVRVNARVRISYPSLHEEALGEEKGV; via the coding sequence ATGCTTCTTGGGCAGAAGAGTCAGCGCTACAAGGCTGAGGAAGGCCTTCAGGCCCAAGGAGAGGCACCAGGGCTTATGGATGTGCAGATTCCCACAGCTGAGGAGCAGAAGGCTGCATCCTCCTCCTCTACTCTGATCATGGGAACCCTTGAGGAGGTGACTGATTCTGGGTCACCAAGTCCTCCCCAGAGTCCTGAGGGTGCCTCCTCTTCCCTGACTGTCACCGACAGCACTCTATGGAGCCAATCCGATGAGGGTTCCAGCATCAATGAAGAGGAGGGGCCGAGCACCTCCCCGGACCCAGCTCACCTGGAGTCCCTGTTCCGGGAAGCACTTGATGAGAAAGTGGCTGAGTTAGTTCGTTTCCTGCTCCGCAAATATCAAATTAAGGAGCCGGTCACAAAGGCAGAAATGCTTGAGAGTGtcatcaaaaattacaagaacCACTTTCCTGATATCTTCAGCAAAGCCTCTGAGTGCATGCAGGTGATCTTTGGCATTGATGTGAAGGAAGTGGACCCTGCCAGCCACTCCTACATCCTtgtcacctgcctgggcctctcctATGATGGCCTGCTGGGTGATGATCAGAGTACGCCCAAGACCGGCCTCCTGATAATCGTCCTGGGCATGATCTTAATGGAGGGCAGCCGCGCCCCGGAGGAGGCAATCTGGGAAGCGTTGAGTGTGATGGGGCTGTATGATGGGAGGGAGCACAGTGTCTATTGGAAGCTCAGGAAGCTGCTCACCCAAGAGTGGGTGCAGGAGAACTACCTGGAGTACCGCCAGGCGCCCGGCAGTGATCCTGTGCGCTACGAGTTCCTGTGGGGTCCAAGGGCCCTTGCTGAAACCAGCTATGTGAAAGTCCTGGAGCATGTGGTCAGGGTCAATGCAAGAGTTCGCATTTCCTACCCATCCCTGCATGAAGAGGCTttgggagaggagaaaggagtttGA